In a genomic window of Mycolicibacterium neoaurum VKM Ac-1815D:
- the metK gene encoding methionine adenosyltransferase produces the protein MSAGRLFTSESVTEGHPDKICDAISDSILDSLLAADPKSRVAVETAVTTGQVHVIGEVTTSAKEAFADISQTVRDRILEIGYDSSDKGFDGETAGVNIGIGRQSPDIAQGVDTAHETRVEGAGDPLDLQGAGDQGLMFGYAIKDTPELMPLPIALAHRLARRLTEVRKNGKLAYLRPDGKTQVTVQYDGTTPIRLDTVVLSTQHAEGIDLDGQLAPDIREQVVNTVLDELGHETLDTSDFRLLVNPTGKFVLGGPMGDAGLTGRKIIVDTYGGWARHGGGAFSGKDPSKVDRSAAYAMRWVAKNVVAAGLAERVEVQVAYAIGKAAPVGLFVETFGSETVDPARIEKAITAVFDLRPGAIVRDLDLLRPIYAPTAAYGHFGRTDIDLPWERTNKVDELQASV, from the coding sequence GTGAGCGCAGGTCGCTTGTTTACCAGCGAGTCGGTCACCGAAGGACACCCCGACAAGATCTGTGATGCGATCAGCGACTCGATCCTGGACTCTTTGCTGGCCGCAGATCCCAAGTCCCGCGTCGCGGTCGAGACCGCCGTCACCACGGGCCAGGTGCACGTCATCGGTGAGGTGACCACCTCGGCCAAGGAGGCCTTCGCCGATATCAGCCAGACGGTGCGTGACCGCATCCTGGAGATCGGCTACGACTCCTCGGACAAGGGCTTCGACGGCGAGACCGCCGGGGTCAACATCGGTATCGGCCGCCAGTCGCCCGATATCGCCCAGGGTGTGGACACCGCGCACGAGACCCGCGTCGAGGGCGCCGGCGATCCGCTGGACCTGCAGGGCGCCGGTGACCAGGGCCTGATGTTCGGCTACGCGATCAAGGACACCCCTGAGTTGATGCCGCTGCCCATCGCGCTGGCGCACCGGCTGGCGCGCCGGCTCACCGAGGTGCGCAAGAACGGCAAGCTGGCCTACCTGCGTCCGGACGGCAAGACGCAGGTCACCGTCCAGTACGACGGCACCACCCCGATCCGGCTGGACACCGTCGTGCTCTCCACTCAGCACGCCGAGGGCATCGATCTCGACGGCCAGCTGGCGCCCGATATCCGCGAGCAGGTCGTCAACACCGTGCTCGACGAGCTCGGTCACGAGACCCTGGATACCTCGGACTTCCGGCTGTTGGTCAACCCGACCGGCAAGTTCGTCCTCGGTGGCCCGATGGGTGACGCCGGCCTAACCGGCCGCAAGATCATCGTCGACACCTACGGCGGTTGGGCCCGCCACGGCGGCGGCGCCTTCTCCGGCAAGGATCCGTCGAAGGTGGACCGCTCGGCCGCCTACGCGATGCGCTGGGTCGCCAAGAACGTCGTGGCCGCCGGCCTGGCCGAGCGTGTCGAGGTCCAGGTCGCCTACGCCATCGGCAAGGCGGCCCCGGTCGGGCTGTTCGTCGAGACCTTCGGTTCCGAGACCGTGGACCCGGCCCGCATCGAGAAGGCCATCACCGCGGTGTTCGACCTGCGTCCCGGCGCCATCGTCCGCGATCTGGACCTGCTGCGGCCGATCTACGCGCCGACCGCCGCCTACGGCCACTTCGGTCGCACCGATATCGACCTGCCCTGGGAGCGCACCAACAAGGTCGACGAGCTCCAGGCCTCGGTCTAG
- a CDS encoding flavin-containing monooxygenase, producing MTPDVHTLIIGAGFSGIGAAIALDRAGLGDYLIVEAGAEVGGTWYWNTYPGIAVDIPSFSYQFSFEQSPDWSRTYAPGRELKAYADHCVEKYGIAARIRFDTEVTGARFDTENSLWVVQTDAGSIAARHLINAAGVLNVPKMPDIAGVRTFAGTTMHTARWDHGVDLTGKRVAVIGTGASAVQLIPEIAPIVERLTVFQRTPIWCFPKLDMPLPAPARWAMRLPLGSAVQRALSQAYVEVTFPLSAQYHSVFPLSGGTRRLGLNYLRREVEDPVLRDKLTPRYAVGCKRPAFHNGYLSTFNRDNVELITAPIEEITPTAVATSDGVAHDIDVLILATGFAVLDVDSGTFPLIGADGESLAEFWTRNRMQAYEGVSVPGFPNFYNVCGPYGYVGSSYFALIETQTRHIVRCLREAARTGAIRVEVRREANARYFDEMMRKRHRQIFWQDSCSLANSYYFDRNGDVPLRPASTPEAWWRSRSFPLRDYAFTAGA from the coding sequence ATGACGCCGGATGTCCATACGCTGATCATCGGCGCCGGGTTCTCCGGTATCGGTGCGGCCATCGCCCTGGACCGGGCGGGGCTGGGTGACTACCTGATCGTGGAGGCCGGCGCCGAGGTCGGCGGCACCTGGTACTGGAACACCTATCCCGGTATCGCCGTGGACATTCCGTCGTTCTCCTATCAATTCTCGTTCGAACAGAGTCCGGATTGGTCGCGCACCTACGCGCCCGGTCGGGAGCTGAAGGCGTATGCCGATCACTGTGTCGAGAAGTACGGGATCGCCGCGCGGATCCGATTCGACACCGAGGTCACCGGCGCTCGTTTCGACACCGAGAACAGCCTGTGGGTCGTGCAGACCGACGCTGGCAGCATCGCGGCGCGGCACCTGATCAACGCCGCAGGCGTGCTCAATGTGCCCAAGATGCCCGATATCGCCGGGGTGCGCACCTTCGCCGGAACCACCATGCACACCGCCCGCTGGGACCACGGTGTCGACCTCACCGGTAAGCGGGTCGCGGTGATCGGGACCGGAGCCTCCGCCGTGCAACTGATCCCGGAGATCGCACCGATCGTCGAACGGCTCACCGTTTTTCAGCGAACGCCGATCTGGTGTTTCCCGAAGCTCGACATGCCGCTGCCCGCCCCGGCGCGGTGGGCCATGCGCTTACCGCTCGGTAGCGCCGTACAGCGCGCGCTCAGCCAGGCCTATGTCGAGGTCACCTTTCCGCTGTCCGCGCAGTACCACAGTGTGTTCCCGCTCAGCGGCGGCACCAGGCGCCTCGGTCTGAACTATCTGCGCCGCGAAGTCGAGGACCCGGTACTGCGAGACAAGCTGACCCCGCGTTACGCCGTGGGATGTAAGCGACCCGCGTTCCACAACGGCTACCTGAGCACATTCAACCGGGACAACGTCGAGCTGATCACCGCGCCCATCGAGGAGATCACCCCGACCGCCGTGGCGACCTCGGACGGCGTCGCCCACGATATCGACGTGCTGATACTGGCGACGGGTTTCGCGGTGCTCGACGTCGACTCGGGAACCTTCCCGCTGATCGGCGCCGACGGCGAATCGCTCGCCGAATTCTGGACGCGGAATCGGATGCAGGCCTACGAGGGTGTCAGCGTGCCCGGCTTCCCGAACTTCTACAACGTCTGCGGACCCTACGGCTACGTCGGATCGTCGTATTTCGCCCTGATCGAGACGCAAACCCGCCATATCGTGCGGTGCCTGCGGGAGGCGGCACGGACCGGCGCCATCAGGGTCGAGGTCCGCCGAGAGGCCAATGCGCGCTATTTCGATGAGATGATGCGCAAACGGCACCGCCAGATCTTCTGGCAGGACAGCTGCTCGTTGGCGAACAGTTACTACTTCGACCGCAACGGCGATGTGCCGCTGCGACCGGCGAGCACGCCGGAGGCGTGGTGGCGCAGCCGCAGCTTCCCGCTGCGCGATTACGCGTTCACTGCCGGCGCATAA
- a CDS encoding alpha/beta hydrolase produces the protein MTSARPAVDPDLKALLDAVPLAFSVDDGVEVAREKFRALKPPPNMLVQLRIEERVIGSGELQDIPARIYWPPVEQHDNLPVIVYYHGGGWAIGDLDTHDHVARAHSVGAEAIVVSVDYRLAPEHPFPAGVEDAWAALQWVGEHAEELGGDPNRIAVAGDSAGGNLSAVMALRARDAGGPPLVFQLLWYPVAVGDRSAPSFIENADAYILNREVTNAFLTWYLPGVDLDDPAGLPTDVAPANAESLAGLPPAYIGTAEHDPLRDDGTKYAAMLAAAGVTVQHSNEPTLVHGFVSLALASAVATEAADRGITALRTALHP, from the coding sequence ATGACCTCTGCGCGTCCGGCCGTCGATCCCGATCTCAAGGCACTGCTCGATGCGGTGCCCCTGGCGTTCTCCGTCGACGATGGTGTCGAGGTGGCCAGGGAGAAGTTCCGCGCGCTGAAACCACCGCCGAACATGCTGGTGCAGCTGCGCATCGAGGAGCGCGTCATCGGATCCGGTGAGCTGCAGGACATCCCGGCCCGGATCTACTGGCCGCCGGTCGAACAGCACGACAACCTGCCCGTCATCGTGTACTACCACGGCGGCGGATGGGCGATCGGCGATCTGGATACCCACGACCATGTCGCACGCGCCCACTCGGTGGGCGCCGAGGCCATCGTGGTGTCGGTCGACTACCGGCTGGCACCCGAGCATCCCTTCCCCGCCGGGGTCGAGGATGCCTGGGCGGCGCTGCAGTGGGTGGGTGAGCACGCCGAAGAGCTCGGCGGTGATCCGAATCGCATTGCCGTGGCCGGAGATTCAGCGGGCGGGAACCTCTCTGCGGTGATGGCGCTGCGGGCCCGCGATGCCGGTGGCCCGCCGCTGGTGTTCCAGCTGCTGTGGTACCCGGTGGCCGTCGGCGACCGCTCGGCACCGTCGTTCATCGAGAATGCCGACGCCTACATCCTCAATCGGGAGGTCACGAACGCCTTCCTGACCTGGTACCTGCCCGGAGTGGACCTCGACGACCCGGCCGGCCTACCGACCGATGTGGCACCGGCCAACGCCGAATCGCTGGCCGGGTTGCCGCCCGCCTATATCGGTACCGCCGAGCATGATCCCCTGCGTGACGACGGCACGAAGTACGCCGCGATGCTGGCCGCAGCGGGGGTCACAGTGCAGCACAGCAACGAACCCACGTTGGTGCACGGCTTCGTCAGCCTGGCCCTGGCATCGGCGGTGGCGACCGAGGCCGCCGATCGCGGTATCACCGCACTGCGGACCGCGCTTCACCCGTGA
- a CDS encoding alpha/beta hydrolase: MPETGTDRPALDPILEKVLEAVPFQLTMDGGPEAARERFRALPRREVHPELRTEDRTIADVPVRVYWPPTQDSCPPVMLFLHGGGWVVGDLDTYDGTAREHAVGAGAVVVSVDYRLAPEHPYPAAVDDCWAVTQWLAAHADELGADATRIAVAGDSAGGNLAAVVALLARDAGLDLRMQLLWYPATTWDTSLPSFTENADAPILGRGAVGGFSVLYAGGADLKNPPATLVPARAPSLAGVAPAYIAVAGYDPLRDDGVRYGELLTDAGVTAQVHNAETLVHGYLGYHGVVPVATDAIDRGLAALRGALA; the protein is encoded by the coding sequence ATGCCTGAAACCGGTACCGACAGACCCGCCTTGGACCCCATCCTGGAGAAGGTACTGGAAGCGGTGCCGTTCCAATTGACCATGGACGGAGGCCCCGAGGCGGCCCGCGAGCGTTTCCGCGCACTGCCACGCCGGGAGGTGCACCCCGAGCTGCGCACCGAGGACCGCACCATCGCCGACGTCCCGGTGCGGGTGTACTGGCCGCCGACGCAGGACTCCTGCCCGCCGGTAATGCTGTTCCTGCACGGTGGTGGCTGGGTTGTCGGCGATCTGGACACCTATGACGGCACCGCGCGTGAGCACGCCGTCGGTGCCGGCGCGGTCGTGGTGTCCGTGGACTATCGGTTGGCCCCGGAGCACCCGTACCCCGCCGCGGTCGACGACTGCTGGGCCGTGACGCAGTGGCTGGCCGCCCACGCCGACGAACTGGGCGCCGACGCCACCCGTATCGCCGTCGCCGGGGATTCCGCAGGCGGCAATCTGGCCGCGGTGGTCGCCCTGCTGGCGCGCGACGCCGGACTGGACCTGCGGATGCAGCTGCTGTGGTACCCGGCCACCACCTGGGACACCTCGCTGCCGTCGTTCACCGAAAATGCCGACGCACCGATCCTCGGGCGCGGCGCCGTCGGGGGCTTCTCGGTGCTCTACGCCGGGGGTGCAGATCTGAAGAATCCGCCGGCTACGCTGGTGCCGGCGCGCGCACCGTCGCTGGCCGGCGTCGCACCGGCCTATATCGCGGTCGCCGGTTACGACCCGCTGCGTGACGACGGCGTGCGCTACGGCGAACTGCTGACCGACGCCGGGGTGACCGCACAGGTCCACAACGCCGAAACCCTGGTGCACGGCTATCTCGGCTATCACGGGGTGGTACCGGTCGCCACCGATGCGATCGATCGCGGCCTTGCCGCACTGCGCGGGGCGTTAGCCTGA
- a CDS encoding lysoplasmalogenase → MATPYAARRTRLLWALAVAVGAGYGIFLITVALRMPAGAELTGQFALQPAVKAAAAVLLALAAWTHPVTRERRWLVAALVGSAAGDYLLAMPWWEPSFVLGLASFLIAHLCFLAALIPLVARQRTRLVAAGLVVLACLALLVWFWPALLEQGMALPVTVYIGVLGAMVCAALLARLPTPWTALGALCFAVSDSMIGISKFVLGDERLAVPIWWAYAASLFLITAGFFFGRARGTRD, encoded by the coding sequence ATGGCAACACCGTACGCAGCGCGACGGACCCGTCTGCTGTGGGCTCTCGCGGTGGCGGTGGGCGCCGGTTACGGCATCTTCCTGATCACCGTCGCGCTGCGGATGCCCGCCGGTGCCGAGCTCACCGGGCAGTTCGCCCTGCAACCGGCGGTCAAGGCGGCCGCCGCGGTGCTGCTGGCGCTGGCGGCGTGGACGCACCCGGTGACCAGGGAGCGGCGCTGGTTGGTCGCGGCGTTGGTCGGTTCGGCCGCCGGGGACTACCTGTTGGCCATGCCTTGGTGGGAACCGTCCTTCGTGCTGGGATTGGCCTCGTTCCTCATCGCGCACCTGTGCTTCCTGGCCGCGCTGATCCCACTGGTGGCCCGGCAACGGACCCGGTTGGTCGCGGCCGGCCTGGTCGTGCTGGCCTGTCTGGCGCTGCTGGTGTGGTTCTGGCCGGCCCTGCTCGAACAGGGCATGGCGTTGCCGGTCACGGTGTACATCGGCGTGCTCGGCGCGATGGTCTGCGCGGCGCTGTTGGCCCGGCTGCCCACGCCATGGACCGCGCTCGGCGCGCTGTGTTTCGCGGTATCGGACTCGATGATCGGCATCAGCAAGTTCGTCCTCGGCGACGAGCGGCTGGCGGTGCCGATCTGGTGGGCCTATGCGGCATCGCTGTTCCTGATCACCGCCGGATTCTTCTTCGGTCGGGCACGCGGGACACGTGACTAG
- a CDS encoding primosomal protein N', whose translation MLSVPHLDRDFDYLVSAEQSDDAQPGVRVRVRFHGRLVDAFVLERRSDTDHAGKLGWLDRVISPEPVLTPDIRRLVDAVAARYAGTRPDVLRLAVPPRHARAEKPAPPSEQADLAPVESSAWSAYGRGEQFVAALGDGRAARAVWQALPGENWADRLAEIGAVTVRAGRGALIIVPDQRDVDAVHRAAAALVGDQAVALSAGLGPAQRYRRWLSVLRGQSRLVIGTRSAVFAPVAELSLIAVWDDGDDSLSEPRAPYPHARDVAMLRAHQLRCAAVIGGYARTAEAHALVRSRWAHDLVATRAVVRQYAPRVVALDDNAFDHARDPAAHTARLPSMALRTARTALEAGHPVLVQVPRRGYIPALACAKCRTVARCRHCTGPLQLTGRDAHGAVCRWCARTDLMLRCANCGSDAVRAVVVGARRTAEELGRALPGASVITSGGDSVISTVPARPAVVVSTPGAEPVAEGGYGAALLLDGWALLGRQDLRAAEDTLRRWMAASALVRSRTDGGTVAVIAESAIPTVQSLIRWDPLGHAESELAARDEVALPPAVHLAVLDGVPEAVHALLDAARLPDDAEPLGPVDLPPGARRPPGLAVDSPVARMLVRVPRSGGLDLAAALRRAVNSLSLRHDHEPVRVQIDPLHIG comes from the coding sequence ATGCTGTCGGTTCCACACCTGGACCGGGACTTCGACTATCTGGTGTCGGCCGAGCAGTCCGATGATGCCCAGCCGGGGGTCCGGGTGCGGGTGCGTTTCCATGGTCGCCTGGTCGACGCTTTCGTCCTCGAACGGCGTTCAGACACCGACCATGCCGGCAAGTTGGGCTGGCTGGACCGGGTCATCTCACCCGAGCCGGTGTTGACGCCCGATATCCGCCGCCTGGTCGACGCGGTGGCCGCACGCTATGCCGGGACCCGCCCCGACGTGTTGCGCCTTGCGGTGCCACCACGGCATGCCCGGGCCGAGAAACCCGCGCCGCCATCGGAGCAGGCCGATCTCGCGCCTGTCGAGAGCTCCGCGTGGAGCGCGTACGGCCGCGGCGAGCAGTTCGTCGCCGCCTTGGGCGACGGCCGGGCCGCGCGCGCGGTGTGGCAGGCGCTGCCAGGGGAGAACTGGGCCGACCGGCTCGCCGAGATCGGCGCGGTGACCGTGCGGGCCGGTCGCGGCGCACTGATCATCGTGCCCGACCAGCGTGACGTCGATGCCGTGCACCGCGCCGCGGCGGCCCTCGTCGGTGACCAGGCGGTGGCGCTGTCGGCCGGGCTGGGGCCTGCGCAGCGCTACCGCCGCTGGCTTTCGGTGCTGCGCGGGCAGTCCCGGTTGGTGATCGGCACCCGCAGCGCGGTGTTCGCACCCGTCGCCGAGCTGAGCCTGATCGCCGTCTGGGACGACGGCGACGACTCGCTGTCCGAGCCGCGCGCACCGTATCCGCACGCGCGCGATGTCGCGATGCTGCGGGCCCACCAATTGCGTTGTGCGGCAGTTATCGGCGGCTATGCCCGCACCGCCGAGGCGCACGCGCTGGTGCGCAGTCGATGGGCCCACGACCTGGTGGCCACCCGGGCGGTGGTGCGCCAGTACGCGCCGCGGGTGGTCGCGCTGGACGACAACGCCTTCGATCACGCCCGCGATCCGGCCGCCCATACCGCCCGGCTGCCGTCGATGGCGTTACGGACGGCACGCACGGCCCTGGAAGCCGGGCACCCGGTGCTGGTGCAGGTGCCCAGGCGCGGTTACATCCCGGCGCTGGCGTGTGCGAAGTGCCGGACCGTGGCACGCTGCCGGCACTGCACGGGCCCGCTGCAGCTCACCGGGCGCGACGCCCATGGCGCGGTGTGTCGCTGGTGTGCCCGCACCGATCTGATGCTGCGCTGCGCCAACTGCGGTTCCGACGCCGTGCGGGCCGTCGTGGTGGGTGCGCGGCGCACCGCCGAGGAACTCGGTCGCGCGCTGCCGGGTGCCAGCGTCATCACCTCCGGGGGAGATTCGGTGATCTCGACGGTGCCCGCCAGGCCGGCCGTCGTGGTGTCGACCCCCGGTGCGGAACCGGTGGCCGAGGGTGGGTACGGCGCGGCGCTGTTGCTGGACGGCTGGGCCCTGCTGGGCCGCCAGGACCTACGGGCCGCCGAGGACACCCTGCGCCGCTGGATGGCGGCCTCGGCGCTGGTCCGCAGCCGCACCGACGGTGGCACGGTGGCCGTCATCGCCGAGTCGGCGATCCCGACCGTGCAATCTTTGATCCGCTGGGATCCGCTGGGCCATGCCGAATCCGAACTGGCTGCCCGCGACGAGGTCGCGCTGCCGCCCGCGGTGCACCTCGCGGTGCTCGACGGGGTGCCCGAGGCGGTGCACGCCCTGCTCGATGCCGCTCGGTTGCCCGACGATGCGGAGCCACTGGGGCCGGTGGACCTGCCGCCGGGGGCCCGCCGGCCGCCGGGCCTTGCGGTGGACAGCCCGGTGGCGCGCATGCTGGTGCGGGTGCCGCGATCCGGCGGGCTTGACCTGGCCGCGGCGCTGCGGCGGGCGGTGAATTCGCTGAGCTTGCGCCACGATCACGAGCCGGTTCGCGTCCAAATCGACCCGTTGCACATAGGCTAG
- a CDS encoding DUF2207 domain-containing protein, with amino-acid sequence MGRLFKMLIPLLLIAFGVLWPVVFSAGFDGADADEGGAGEDPVRITDYRAHYTVAADGDLHAVETITGDFPSGRHGIFRYWDITNRNDPNVRQVPDVESVLLDGDPEPYQMLWEGRERFRVAKIGDPDWTLDPGSHVYEIRYSVPGVLDPVSSGAGREFPSGTGRDESETVFFWNVVAPGWNNRIDNAEITVTLPAPVTGAQCAVGYGRGRACTELTAQGRTVTLSAKDLAPHTPLTVRAGVDMPTPARAEVPWNHHWDRVLGRSVTPVVVLLGFSALAGAVALLWFRSTVEPAPGFGLQYAPPPGLGPVQVEYIRTESVPEHGLTATLLYLAERKLVELRQVDSDQWNVTGIANPEAWAAADQVSYQVGSALGVIGVGAEFQAKKSAKSGKKLSTAKERMTKTVKAWAFDHGLLVKRRKELWLRTANAVAAILMVCGFCRWGFPTTLWGLPFATFFLFSAASWGDGIGTRRTEAGRVLWSQVGGFHRLLSTDSAESRFDFAARKDLYTAYIPFAVAAGTAALWAQKYQASTGVVAPQPDWYNSSSSTGSSSSFSSDGPSFDSFESALSSSISAYTASQSSSSSGGSSSSSGGSSGGGGGGGGGGGGGGSW; translated from the coding sequence ATGGGACGGCTGTTCAAGATGCTGATCCCGTTGCTGCTCATCGCGTTTGGCGTGCTCTGGCCGGTGGTGTTCAGTGCCGGGTTCGACGGCGCCGACGCTGACGAGGGCGGGGCAGGCGAGGATCCGGTGCGCATCACCGATTACCGCGCGCACTACACCGTCGCCGCCGATGGCGATCTGCACGCCGTCGAGACCATCACCGGGGACTTCCCGTCCGGCAGGCACGGCATCTTCCGCTACTGGGACATCACCAACCGCAACGATCCGAACGTGCGGCAGGTGCCCGATGTCGAATCGGTGCTCCTCGACGGTGACCCCGAGCCCTACCAGATGCTGTGGGAGGGCCGGGAACGGTTCCGGGTGGCCAAGATCGGCGACCCGGACTGGACCCTGGACCCCGGCAGCCACGTCTACGAGATCCGCTACTCGGTGCCCGGCGTGCTCGATCCGGTATCCTCGGGCGCCGGCCGGGAATTCCCGTCCGGGACAGGGCGCGACGAGTCCGAGACGGTGTTCTTCTGGAATGTGGTGGCTCCGGGCTGGAACAACCGCATCGACAACGCCGAGATCACCGTCACGCTGCCCGCACCGGTCACCGGCGCGCAGTGCGCGGTCGGTTACGGCCGTGGCCGGGCATGCACCGAACTGACCGCGCAGGGCCGGACCGTGACACTGTCGGCAAAGGACCTCGCGCCGCATACCCCGCTGACGGTGCGTGCCGGAGTGGACATGCCGACGCCGGCACGTGCCGAGGTGCCGTGGAACCACCACTGGGACCGGGTTCTCGGCCGATCGGTCACCCCGGTGGTCGTGCTGCTCGGGTTCTCGGCGCTCGCCGGGGCGGTCGCGCTGCTGTGGTTCCGCAGCACCGTCGAACCCGCGCCCGGCTTCGGGCTGCAGTACGCGCCACCGCCAGGACTGGGGCCGGTACAGGTCGAATACATCCGCACCGAATCGGTTCCCGAGCACGGCCTCACCGCGACGCTGCTCTACCTCGCCGAGCGCAAACTCGTCGAACTACGCCAGGTCGACAGCGACCAGTGGAACGTGACCGGTATCGCGAACCCGGAGGCCTGGGCCGCCGCCGACCAGGTCAGCTATCAGGTCGGCTCGGCGCTCGGGGTCATCGGCGTCGGGGCGGAGTTCCAGGCCAAGAAGTCGGCGAAGTCCGGTAAGAAACTCAGCACTGCCAAGGAACGGATGACCAAGACGGTGAAGGCGTGGGCCTTCGACCACGGCTTGCTGGTCAAACGGCGCAAGGAGCTCTGGCTGCGCACGGCCAATGCAGTCGCCGCCATCCTGATGGTCTGTGGATTCTGTCGGTGGGGATTCCCGACCACGTTGTGGGGGCTGCCGTTCGCGACCTTCTTTCTGTTCTCGGCCGCCTCCTGGGGTGACGGTATCGGCACCCGGCGGACCGAGGCCGGCCGCGTGTTGTGGTCGCAGGTCGGCGGCTTCCACCGACTGCTGTCCACGGACTCGGCCGAAAGCCGATTCGATTTCGCCGCCCGCAAGGATCTCTACACCGCCTACATCCCGTTCGCGGTGGCCGCGGGCACCGCGGCCCTGTGGGCGCAGAAGTACCAGGCGAGTACCGGTGTGGTTGCACCACAGCCGGATTGGTACAACTCGTCGTCATCGACGGGCAGCTCATCGAGTTTCAGCTCGGATGGACCGAGTTTCGACAGTTTCGAGTCAGCGTTGTCGTCGTCGATCAGCGCCTATACCGCATCGCAGTCGTCCTCCTCATCCGGCGGCAGCAGTAGCAGCAGCGGAGGCAGCAGTGGTGGCGGAGGCGGCGGTGGCGGCGGAGGAGGAGGGGGAGGCTCATGGTGA
- a CDS encoding LemA family protein, which yields MVRAVLVLVLLLAVAVLVVIVVGYNKLKSADLRVSEALSGIDVELTRRASLIPSLVHTVGTFAAHEQVVLDRVARAGAALDAAAGGASVTQRSAAESQLDSAVGRVLALGQSYPQLGSSNNFLNLQQNLTDTENKLAFARQYYNDAVAGVNRLITTMPWMFVAPIAGVSEREFYQTPRLT from the coding sequence ATGGTGAGGGCTGTGCTCGTTCTGGTGTTGCTGCTCGCCGTGGCGGTGCTGGTCGTCATCGTGGTCGGCTACAACAAGCTCAAATCTGCCGATCTGCGGGTGTCGGAGGCGCTCTCGGGTATCGACGTCGAACTGACCCGGCGGGCGTCGCTGATCCCCAGTCTGGTGCACACCGTCGGCACCTTCGCCGCCCACGAACAGGTCGTCCTCGACCGGGTTGCCCGGGCCGGCGCGGCGCTGGACGCCGCTGCCGGTGGAGCCTCGGTGACCCAACGCAGCGCGGCCGAGAGCCAGCTCGACAGCGCGGTCGGCCGGGTGCTCGCGCTCGGGCAGAGCTATCCGCAACTCGGCTCGTCGAACAATTTCCTGAACCTGCAGCAGAATCTGACCGATACCGAGAACAAGCTGGCCTTCGCGCGTCAGTACTACAACGATGCGGTGGCCGGAGTGAATCGACTGATCACCACCATGCCGTGGATGTTCGTCGCGCCGATCGCCGGGGTGAGCGAGCGCGAGTTCTATCAGACACCACGTCTTACCTAG
- the fmt gene encoding methionyl-tRNA formyltransferase, whose product MRLLFAGTPEPALPSLRTLVDSENHDVIAVLTRPDAAAGRRGKPTPSPVAQFAAERGIPVLKPERPNSAEFVAELVELAPDACAVVAYGALLRDELLAVPTHGWVNLHFSLLPAWRGAAPVQAAIAAGDTVTGATTFRIERDLDSGPIFGVVTETVAPTDTAGDLLARLSVSGAGLLAATMDGIADGSLTPVRQPAEGITVAPKITVDEARVRWELPAHVVDRRIRAVTPNPGAWTMIGDVRVKVGPVRADEDKELAVGEIEVGKRDVWIGTGSNAVVLSWIQPPGKKPMSAADWARGARPDASVRAL is encoded by the coding sequence GTGCGCCTTCTCTTTGCCGGTACCCCCGAACCCGCGTTGCCCTCGCTGCGCACACTCGTGGACTCCGAGAATCACGACGTGATCGCGGTGCTGACCCGACCGGATGCGGCGGCCGGACGCCGGGGCAAGCCCACGCCCTCTCCGGTGGCGCAGTTCGCCGCCGAGCGGGGTATCCCGGTGCTCAAGCCCGAGCGGCCCAACAGCGCCGAGTTCGTGGCCGAACTGGTCGAGCTGGCCCCCGATGCCTGCGCCGTGGTGGCCTACGGGGCGCTGCTGCGCGACGAACTCCTGGCCGTACCCACCCACGGTTGGGTGAACCTGCACTTCTCGTTGCTGCCCGCCTGGCGCGGTGCCGCACCGGTGCAGGCCGCGATCGCCGCCGGTGACACCGTCACCGGGGCGACCACCTTCCGCATCGAACGCGACCTTGACTCCGGACCCATCTTCGGGGTCGTCACCGAAACCGTTGCGCCCACCGATACCGCGGGTGATCTGCTTGCCCGACTGTCGGTTTCGGGCGCCGGATTGCTGGCGGCCACGATGGACGGTATTGCCGACGGCTCGCTGACTCCGGTGCGTCAGCCTGCCGAAGGGATCACCGTGGCCCCGAAGATCACCGTGGACGAGGCGCGGGTGCGCTGGGAGTTACCCGCCCATGTCGTCGACCGGCGTATTCGGGCCGTCACGCCGAATCCGGGGGCGTGGACCATGATCGGCGACGTACGGGTGAAGGTGGGACCCGTACGTGCCGACGAGGACAAGGAGCTCGCTGTGGGCGAGATCGAGGTGGGCAAGCGCGATGTGTGGATCGGCACCGGCTCGAATGCGGTGGTACTCAGCTGGATTCAGCCACCGGGTAAGAAGCCGATGAGCGCCGCGGATTGGGCGCGCGGGGCCCGGCCGGACGCATCGGTGCGTGCGCTGTGA